In one Dreissena polymorpha isolate Duluth1 chromosome 7, UMN_Dpol_1.0, whole genome shotgun sequence genomic region, the following are encoded:
- the LOC127837561 gene encoding uncharacterized protein LOC127837561, which yields MSLFCVQTHDLSWQDRTVNIELMISPARSQLLYNKHKGLKTKYEQVESNLEREKESYLRSYKTDQRLMERQKEQYSKRRNTIILRRAVAERRRSSFGGRSSAPARLEADFLGSSEMRPTFVTEINLRESKSADPRMTVPSRNPELTTLLPRLTADTPDFRNLSPCIMNTSPSAGKPFLERKKSVRFERLTSGCRRGAKIDENTQIEEDSSVLPIEDRIKRFLKSQGDFNKRVPEKINLVDSKKLQPIINRSLNGTLSVNLGKLENAFDEFCVDESDEGLHRMVRYAARLKANVRNAQNSSIMPRRASVFAM from the coding sequence ATGTCACTCTTTTGCGTACAGACGCATGATCTGTCATGGCAGGATCGAACCGTCAACATCGAGCTCATGATATCGCCTGCTCGCTCCCAACTGCTCTACAACAAGCACAAAGGACTCAAGACGAAGTACGAGCAGGTGGAGAGTAATCTCGAACGGGAAAAGGAGTCGTACTTACGTAGCTATAAGACGGACCAACGCTTGATGGAGCGACAGAAAGAGCAGTACTCAAAGCGGCGGAACACTATCATTCTGAGGAGGGCGGTCGCGGAAAGAAGGCGGTCGAGTTTTGGCGGAAGGTCGTCGGCGCCGGCAAGGCTTGAGGCGGATTTTTTGGGCTCGTCCGAGATGAGACCAACTTTTGTAACGGAAATCAACCTGCGCGAATCGAAATCCGCCGACCCTAGAATGACCGTGCCGAGTCGTAACCCGGAACTGACGACGCTGCTTCCGCGACTTACAGCCGATACACCTGACTTTCGAAACCTTTCTCCGTGTATCATGAATACGTCGCCTTCAGCGGGAAAGCCTTTCCTTGAGAGAAAGAAATCTGTGAGATTCGAACGGCTGACTTCCGGTTGTAGACGTGGTGCGAAGATTGACGAAAACACCCAAATTGAAGAGGACAGTTCTGTGCTGCCTATAGAAGACAGAATCAAACGCTTTCTTAAGTCTCAGGGCGATTTCAATAAAAGGGTTCCCGAAAAAATCAATCTTGTTGACAGTAAAAAGCTGCAACCTATCATAAACCGGTCTTTAAACGGAACCCTCTCGGTGAACTTGGGCAAATTGGAAAACGCGTTTGATGAGTTTTGTGTGGACGAAAGTGATGAAGGACTGCACCGGATGGTCCGCTACGCGGCGAGGTTGAAAGCGAACGTGAGGAATGCCCAGAACTCCAGCATAATGCCGCGTCGAGCCAGTGTGTTTGCCATGTAG